In Stieleria varia, one genomic interval encodes:
- a CDS encoding LysR family transcriptional regulator, producing the protein MPRPSRLSLDMMETLQTLIECDGNAAEAADRLGINQPSMSKRLALLQLKHPQVRFAWIHRQGKTWELTSEGERMWPAVKEIVRLSRLVHSDVSSRVTDSEPVAVACGQLAAQTFVIAAMDDFRANHPETEIRLSTPRGQRRIEGVETGIYDLAIVSHREADIEERYGRHIGIDHLFDDPWMLVCGKDAPAAIRKQFDDLDRASVSLESLNMLPLVIPEEDSGVRRQLEHNMVRSGVTPALRPVVQAGGWPTIMQFVRDGWGIGLVTKSAVDATDGLKKPKPLDTSSLETPRMKLIYGILPEENTPRLSAEGESLRQSLLAICKKR; encoded by the coding sequence ATGCCTCGACCGTCCCGACTGAGCCTGGACATGATGGAAACGCTGCAGACGCTGATCGAATGCGACGGGAACGCGGCCGAGGCGGCCGATCGATTGGGGATCAATCAGCCCAGCATGTCCAAGCGGCTGGCTCTGTTGCAACTGAAACACCCCCAGGTCCGTTTTGCGTGGATCCATCGTCAGGGCAAGACCTGGGAGTTGACCTCCGAAGGTGAGCGGATGTGGCCGGCCGTGAAAGAGATCGTCCGACTTTCGCGATTGGTACACAGCGATGTCAGCAGCCGAGTCACCGATTCAGAACCGGTTGCGGTGGCCTGCGGACAGTTGGCCGCGCAGACGTTTGTCATCGCGGCGATGGACGATTTTCGTGCGAATCACCCGGAGACCGAAATTCGACTTTCCACTCCCCGAGGCCAGCGACGTATCGAAGGCGTTGAAACGGGCATCTACGACTTGGCGATCGTGTCTCATCGGGAAGCCGACATCGAAGAACGATACGGTCGTCACATCGGCATCGACCATCTCTTTGACGATCCGTGGATGCTCGTCTGCGGCAAGGACGCGCCAGCGGCCATTCGAAAACAGTTTGACGACCTGGATCGCGCATCGGTTTCGCTAGAATCGCTGAACATGTTGCCGCTGGTCATTCCCGAAGAAGACTCTGGGGTCCGGCGACAACTGGAGCACAACATGGTCCGTAGCGGAGTCACCCCCGCGCTGAGACCTGTCGTGCAGGCCGGCGGTTGGCCGACCATCATGCAGTTCGTCCGCGACGGCTGGGGAATCGGCTTGGTCACCAAGTCGGCCGTCGACGCGACCGATGGGCTCAAGAAACCCAAGCCGCTGGACACCTCGTCACTGGAAACCCCTCGCATGAAATTGATCTATGGCATCCTCCCCGAGGAAAACACCCCGCGATTGAGTGCCGAGGGCGAGTCACTGCGGCAATCCCTGTTGGCCATCTGCAAGAAACGCTGA